The DNA sequence ttttttggaattttattaattttctcggCAATGGATTTCTCTTTCTCAAAGTTAGTTCAGCCGGGAAAAATGTCGTTATCCCATTCAAATCGCTTGGCTGGCACCAAGTTTTCAGGCCACGTACTTCTTGATAAAGAAACAATAGTTTTATTtatcaacaataaaaaaaacaaataaataaataagagaaaattttcatttaggttttttgattttgttctaattatattttaatctatatttttaaaaatcattatcaACTTTCATACGTcaatttattttagttaatatgtcatttacatggagtattgaaaagttatgaattTATTACATTggagtaaaaaaattttttgcgaattttcaaaaaaaaaaaaaaaaaaaagatagattatgaaaaataaagaatgtttAGTGTGAAATTCTAAAGCTATggtgtaaaaatataattaaggcCTATAGATTATCTAAATGGAatttgcaataaaataaaaaagaaaaaaaaacttgttttttcttcttttttttttttttgaaatatgaaGCAACAAAAATTGCATAGATAGTTTATAAAAGCCTAAAAGCTCTTGCTTCTACCTTTAAGTAAGAAGTAAAAGTgaaagtttttaaataaatgtttaaactatatttttaaattttatttatttatttattttacataccgatgaagtttttattttgttgtgtaTAAATATAAAGGTTAAATTAGAGATTTTAAAAGTTCTATCAAACCAGACAAatgacatgattttttttaatttttttttaagaaaagttcTTTGCAAAGTTCTTTTACgggtaaaatatttttaaaaaattatcaaatatgttcaaaattatttttttaattttaaaaattacttttgatttttcaaaaactatatcaaatggattttaaaattgatttaaaaaaattaaattttaaatgataggagtttataaatttttaacatacATATTTTTGCTTgacaaatccaaaaataaacattttttaaatattattaatccaaAAGTAAACGTCTTGTATAAGCTTTTTAAACTTGGTTAAGAAAAATGTGTAAGCTTTCTGAAACCAAGCCTCCGAATATAAGCTTCTTATACCATACAAAATATAGTAATTCCTAGCAAATACTgaaaaagattttattaatttgaaaacgTTGTACaagaaaaaacagaagaattattttacttttgatttgattttttaaaaatagaagaaaatacaatatactaaataaatatatacaacgtaaaaatttattttcttgaaaaaaagaaaaaaaagaaaatcttttgaaatttttatgattttgcaCTTTAGTTTCGAAACCTTTTGTTTGATAGCAAtatatttgaattccataaataatgcAATTTTCAGTTTCTAATCCTTcaatacaatatttatttaattattcaaaagCACTTTTTTGCATGATAAAAAACTAGATTTAGGAAAATagattgaaatataaattaatttgtatcaTTCTTacagagggaaaaaaataaaaatctttgaaTTGTCAAAAATACATTCAacttaagataaaaatatattacatataagGATTAGGAACTAAAATTGCATTGTTTGTGAATATGAAAAGAGAATattgagtgaaaaaaataaaagaacatgtGATGACAAATATTCAACCTGAAAAGTAAAAAAGGTCACAAATCAGTGACAGGTGGGCAGGTGAATTTTTGTGagttctaaaaatttttttgggtaaatccaAGGACTCGATAATaacgagggaaaaaaaaataaaaataaaataaaataaaattcgatggccgatatacagtatgaaaaagagaaacaaaaagacAAATGATGTAAGAGAGATGGCAAGGTCATAAAGGCAGTGTCAGATTTGAAGGactccttattttcttttttttgtctaCTTTCCTTTTAGATTCCCATTTTCCAAACCCTGTAACGGTTGTAAAAACCATTGGATATAGCCGTTACATTacactttctttctctctctaccacTTTAAAAACCCAGCTTTTCCATTACCCAGaaaatacccaaaaataatttctttcattATCTCTTTCCATCATTCCCAGTCAGCAGCACTCTGTACTTAACATAACTCTATGGCGGCTAAAGAAGCTCTGTTTCTTTTCCTACTGCTCTTGTCCTTCACTCCAGGTTAATTTGTGTTTCGTCCTAAATTTCAGTAATTTGCACATCTTATACATTTGTCCCAGATTTCTGTAGCTTGAAACTGTCCTTTAACAAAAGCTAGATTAGACACTTATTTCTtcacacttctttttttttgggcctttgGTGTGGTACAAGTGATGTTGCACATTCTGATTTGGGTCTTTTTAAGTCCAACTGGGTTCTCTAAAATTCAGCAAATCCTTATCtgggtttcttttgttttttgtttttgttttgttttttttgttttttcttactTATTAATCAGATCTGAACTGGGTTTGGAAAATTAATCCAATTACAGTACTCTGCATTTCTTCATagttttttggttattttagaAACCACTTGCCTAATTTTAACCCCAGTAAAAACCCAGAAGCTAAAGTTTACATGCATTGGCAGAGATTTGTCCATATGTATAAAAAAGCAGATATGCGTTTTGCAATTTTcctattcttttttgtttttttttttcttggttcactttgaaaaagtgaaaattatGACAAATAGTACCAAATCTCTCATTCaacatttctctttctcttttacaGAAACTATCCTTTTGGTACATGGAAACCAGGTAAGATTAACTTTTAAACAAGGAAACTGGGAATAATTCAGtcacataaaatttaataattttctctGAAAATGTAACTTTTTTGGAAAATGCAGAAAACTTGGTGTGTGGCCAAACCTTCATCAGATCAAGCAACACTTTTAGCAAACATCAATTATGCATGCTCTCAGGTGGATTGCCGGGTTATGCAAAAAGGGTGTCCATGTTCTTCACCTGAAACTCTCATAAACCGTGCTTCTATAGCCATGAATCTCTATTACCAGTCCAGAGGAAAAAACCACTGGAACTGTGATTTCAGAAACTCTGGCCTCATTGTCGTCACTGATCCAAGTAAGTCTCACATTTTAGTTCAGTTCAGTGACAATACTGGTACCAGATTCTTtcacattaattttttgaaaacagctttcaatttgACATAAATTTCCTGTATTCTGACAATATGATTGATTACCATTATCTTATAATTGAATGTGGGTCCCAGATTTTAATTTAACGTGGAACCCACCACGATCCAATGATGCAGATATTGGAAATGGAAACAGTATTCTTGTTGCCAGTACATATGTCAAGCTTTGCTTTCTCTCTGCTGATGCATATTTGTTTTGATGTGTGCAGGTTATGGAGACTGCATTTATGCTTGATATTTTGTACAGGGGAGTGCATGTGCTTGTTTTtggaaagaaagttttttttctttttttcttttttaaattaaaaattggcTTGCAATTTATCTCCTAATTCACTAGTGGCCCTACTAGTACTAGATATGCAAATATTGCAAGACAAGCGCTATTGTAAAATTCCTGTTTagtttagttttatttaaaattccTGATAATGTCCTTTGCTTtcttaacaatattttaaatttattttccttttttccaaaaaagaaaaacaaagaagctGCTTGACATAGCAAAGGGGAAATTTTGGTGAGATAGTTTAAAGTTTAAACTTAGCACTTAATAAGCCACTTTCTCCCTGCAAGTATGGATGGCCAATTGTTTAGTAGAATCATTAATATTGTGCTTCAGATGATTTAAGggttttttccccctttttttttttttttaaataatacaacCTGAGGAATTTTCATTTAGATAAAGTTTTGAATGTTATAACTATATATGTTTAGTGGTTTTACCATTTCACTAAATCTAAAAGTGCTCATATAATATAATGTTTAGTTTAGCAAAATATTGGGCTTCTTTGCTTTTGTCATCCCCAAAGACACTTGCTTAGGCgtattttgtatatttgtaaaatagcGATTGTGGTTTTGCGAGCCCAAACAAAATTCAgaagttattattatatttcgttaACAGCccattgacatttttttttttttttttgggtggaataATAGAAACCTCACTTGTAGATGTTTGATAAAGTCCCACATAGCTTTAAAAAGAGCCATTAATATGGTCTAAAACCCTTTCCTAAAAATTCATGAAAGATAGGCTTTTGAAGAGTTTAAGGGCCCCTAATGATGTGGACCTATtccacaaacaaataaataaatatgtatagactttctttatgtgtatatatttaaagacTGGCCTTtgccttattattattttatttgtatttttatgtaaaaataaatatttatatacattttttaatatatttggaaattcaaattttattaaacaaatagcaaatatataaatattatttatttaaacattataaaatatgtattgTTGGAGGCAACGTTGCATAAAAACCTTAAAAAGTATCAGCTTCTTCTACAATGACGCTTTTATCTTTTCAAATAAAGCAACCTTTCATGAAAATGTACAatgatatgtataaatatacaaattaaatttaagttGTGGCATTAGTTTTCAATAgatacaaatagaaaaaaaaaaaggaaaaaaaaaaaaggaaaatactaGTTCTAAGAGGATTAGAAAATCAGTGCTAAATTTCTAacaatatatagttttattttggGAGAGATTTTCTGGTAGAACTTCAAGCATATGAGGAGTGGAAAAATATTGTCTTCAAGATCTTGCAATTTGCAAGACTCTATCtaatttacaaccatacaagtcagtgtttaaattttttgcatTACAAGTTTTGTAcgtatattatttttctataaagatttttctttttgatatttgtttttcttttataattctatttttttagttttactgATTCTTGTGAATTCCCAACAAACGTTACAGTTGAGTTAGGCTAGATTTTTATAATTGCAATGCAACAGGCCGTACAAAGGACGGTTGCGGGATGATTTATTAGCTACTAATcaactttataaaatttcaaaaatccaTTTAATATTCCAATACattctaaaaattatatatgtaattttttttttctgtcattttaatccaaaagaaaagtaaaagttCAGTGATGCACTTCTGTATCACTCAAGAccactatcaaattttttttttctttctgtttttttgaagaaaaaaaaatgtaaagtaAGAAAAATAGAGAGCTAACTCTGATATTTCAATCAATATTAACTATACAAACAAAATGTAAATTTCATGCGTTAGGTTGCAATTTTTGTGTGGTATATATATGTTAGGTGGCAATTGTACATTAAACAATTAGTACTTTTTGTCTCGTTTTTCCTACTTTCTGAAAGGGACAAGTGATGAAGCCAAAACCCCATAGGTTGAAATGAGTTTCTAAACATGGAAAAGTGACCGACCACACAATAAATGCATagcctataaatatatatatatatatatatatattcttttgcaGTAACATGCATGCGCATCTATTttcaccaaaaattaaaaagaaaaatttcataTGTAAAGTAAGATTAGCttagttattatatatttgtaaagTAAGATTAGCttagttattatatataaaaaattgtaagtttgaaatattaaataagataaattattgtaaattaaaaaatttccataCCTAAAAAGTTATCAGTGCTACACATCAAATaagaaaatttgttataaataataattaaaaaagaacaaaaatgcaTCACAAAAAACATAAATGCATCTCAAACTAACCAACCTCCTCCTAATTtgatttatgtattatttatttgttgcctcAACTTGTAAGAGGCAGCCATTAATTCTTTAGCAGTTTTTGGGCATAGAAAATTGAAATAGTGGATGGGATAAATCTGTACCATTTTCTTTAGGGCAACATATTGAGATATTCCTTTTAtggtattgttattattattattattattgtcttctactctattttctttttgaacatTGGGAAATTATTGAACCACTCATGCAATGAGATTTAAGACTGCAAACTTTTTCAaatggccccaaaaaaaaaaaaaaaaaaaaaaacctaaagtAAAATTCTGAATGATAAGATACCGGATAGATAGActgaattatataaatatatatttttaacttgcAACAGCATCAGAtgagaaattattatatataacatataaattcaataatctATAAATGCTCAACCTTATATTCCATAATAAACGACTTGTtataaagattatatatatatatatatataattttccatGTAGATATGGCAACactcatttttctttaattgtctTTACAGTCGTGTCATTCCGCTGCTATTCTTattgttgggaaaaaaaaatattttttattatcggAAAAGATTTGGAATATAACCCCAAATGACATCTGGCCCTCTGGGAAtcacaaaatttattattattattattactattttaaactttaatatcttgaaaaagtaattatattatttttttggtgattatgtatttatgaaaattatagggATAACTAGAGGTGGCAAAATCAGAGACCCATGATGCTCAATCGTCACACAGAGAATTGGGTTTTTGATTCTTTGGCTCCAAATTTGACCACTAGAAAACCTCTTTCTCTTACACAGTTTTTGACCCACATAGATAAGGTACTTCACATTTTTGTTTTCCTACGTAAACCACAAAAACCATTGTCCAAGCGTCACTCTCttcactctctttctctttctctccaaATGATAAGGAAAGAGGACAAACTATATGTGGGCTACTTGGATCCACTCAATTGCAACTTCAAACATGTGCTCTATGTTAAAAGAGAAGCTTGTAAGCCAATGACCCTTTTGAAGTTTTCCCAAGCTTCCTTCTTTACCCACTTGCCTTGAATGCCTATCTTCTTGCCGTTGTTTTGTCTATTAGAGATTGAGCAGATTTTCCAACTGGGTTTTTGTTGTTCAAGTGGTTTCTGGTGATTTTGGTTGCTGGGTCGTTGCTTTAGGATGATGTCAATGACATGCCACAATCTTGATTTCGGAAGGACTGTGTTGGATTTGGTTGCTTGCGGGTGTTCTTCCAGTGCTTCTTTCGACAGGTATTCAGTAAGAAATTGCAAAAAGGCAAATTCTAAGGGATTTAATGGAGGTTATGGGGCTCACAAACTGGTTAGTAGTCAAAGGGGCCGAAGTCGTTGTAAAGTTTCTTCAATGAAAACAGCTGAGACTCtgtttaatgataaaaaacatGGTATGgttttggtttgaatattttttctttgtttttgtaaatTCAAATTACCGCCTCTTCTATGTTGATAACGAATGCAAAGCAAAGTACTTGGAATTATAGCCTTGGCTTTCTTGTTTTATTTGTACCTATACAGTTGTTGCTGAAAGTCCTCCACCAGTATTGAATGTGGAGCCAAGTAGTCCCATCTCTTTGACAAATTTGTTTGAAGTGGTTTCTGATGACCTCCAGACTTTGAACCGTAATTTAAAGATGGTGAGTGATGTTTTCTAAAGTATCAGTTAATTTATGGTTAAAtatgttataaattttttatatcatttacTTTTTCTTAACCATGTTGTCCTGCCTGCTGAAATTGGTTTTATTCAAGAAATTTCATGTTAATGGTGCTTTATGATTCTTTGATAAAATATACCTGCTGGAAGTGATTGTAGTTTGTTTGTTGGTTAGTGTTAGcaaataaatcttatttattattatcatttgggGGCTTACTTTGGAAAAATCATATAACagtttcaaattatttatttatttttatgaagtttCTATTGTGAGGCAATGCTTTGCTAATAAAACTAGAAAAATGTCTTTTGTGCTTGTTGGTAGCTGTGGCAGTGGTTTGGTGTAGTagtcaattttgaaatagggAGGAAGCTAATTATGGTGGAGTGCAAAGTTAGTAAATTGGTATTGTAGACAATGAGGAATACATGTTTAAAAACATTCATCCTGGGCTGAATAACTATCTAAGAAATTGAGTCTATCGAGGATGGAGtttgacaacataaaaaagAGGTACTTGAAAAGCACGCCTTAAGGGTCAAGTTGGGTGCCATGTGTACAGGAAAACCCACTGCGATGGACTCCTCAATCTAGTACGTTAACTCATTAGATCTTAGGGTCATGTAAGATATTAATCTATGTTCTCTCatgtattttaatatgttatactCAACTGATTTTCATTTCTTAATGAGATAATATTGATGATCATGCAAATAGGTATTTTGAAGTTTCCTTATAGATTACAAGGTTGTTTTGTGAAACTATCTACCACTGTACCGCATTTGAAACATATTTCGTGGAGAAGAGATTAAATAAAGTTTTACATGTTAGTAGATATCTAGAACACTGTTGACTATTATTTGACAATTAGTTCTAGAAGTTCCTTACAGTAAAACATTggctttctatttttgtttcataAACAAGTTAGGAAGTCAACATATGTtcagtttctttcttttgttaagTAACAGTTATGGTGTAAGTTAGGTTAGGTATACAGACTGAATCAAGAGAGAATACACAGACTCTGTGaatttcaaacaaatttttttattgaacaaGCTTTGCTATGTCTAAGGTGCTGCCTGTATCTTTACTGTCAATTTCAATATTGGATTATGACAAGAAAAACAGAATCAGAGGATTGTGAGTTGCTGTTATTAAGACATTGGAAACATTGTTTCTATACCTTTTCATCATTCACCTTTTTGAAACCGTACATTCCACAATTAAAATGTACTGTAGCATatgttttgattaatttttactGTACATGCCTGGCTCAGGCCTCTTACCTGGTGGGAAAACTTTTGTACTTATATGTTGCATGGTCCAAACTATTTGAGCCCTATCATTGCTAAGGTTTTACACCCTAGGAATCAATCAGCACCCAAGGTAGGACCAGAATTAGTTTCGACACCTTTGTCAGCGTAAAGCATGAGTTTTTCTGGTAATGGGATATGAACGGGTCAGCTGCATAGTCACATTGTTTATCCAGATGAGTATAGTTACAGGTCTTCGTGTCAATAATGCCATACTCATAACATTTGTGTATATCATTATTATGAAATCTCACAAGATAAATTAGCTTTCCATTGTTGGCCATTGCTGATATtgtcatttcttttctttttgaaagaaTTGCATAACCACAACTTAGAGAAAATAAGTGCAGGAAACTGGGACTAGTTAGCTTTTCCTTCGACTGTTTATGGTGTCCTTTTCCTACCTTCAAGTGTTAACATATTGATTTCATTTTAGATAGGCCTTAAAGTTTGTTTGATCTTTAAGGTCCTATAGCCAGCTGATCTGCAATTGTCATACAGTAGTTTGACTTAATAGATGTTTCCATGGCAATTGCAACACACTAGCCTTGCTGATGCTATACCTTGTTTTTTGAATATGCTCCAACTTTCTGAGAGTGCCACAGTGCAATAATAAGCTGAATCATGTGTTTGACAAGTAGTGGAAATATTACACTAAGCCATATATTGTTTGTAACTTGCAAGAGTTGATTGAATGCCTTGCTGATatcttactttttctttttatgcctttatatttcatttttctacCATATTTAACAGAGAAATTCATTATTTCAacccccgaaaaaaaaaaaaaaaattattgctaaTATCTGAGTCTGAAgttctttttcctttgtttaCATCTAATCTTTAAACATGTACCTAATGAAATGCTCCCACAGGTTGTTGGTGCAGATAACCCAGTTTTGATGTCTGCTGCTGAGCAGATATTTGGTGCTGGCGGGAAGAGGATGCGACCAGCATTAGTGTTTCTAGTATCTAGGGCAACAGCAGAACTAGTTGGGTTAAAGTGGGTATTTGCAAATCATTTCTTATTTAATGTGTAAAATATCATATTGCTTACAATATAGGCTTTTTCTCTACTGCTTTACTCCAGGGAACTTACA is a window from the Ziziphus jujuba cultivar Dongzao chromosome 11, ASM3175591v1 genome containing:
- the LOC107414316 gene encoding glucan endo-1,3-beta-D-glucosidase, with translation MAAKEALFLFLLLLSFTPETILLVHGNQKTWCVAKPSSDQATLLANINYACSQVDCRVMQKGCPCSSPETLINRASIAMNLYYQSRGKNHWNCDFRNSGLIVVTDPSYGDCIYA